In Oceanotoga teriensis, the genomic window GTGAGTATTTAGGGGTGAGGATAATGAGTTGGGTTCCACCCAGATCCATTCCGAACCTGGCAGTTAAGCCTTCTCATGCTGATGGTAGTACACTTTTTGTGTGCAAGAGTAAGTTTCGCCCCTTCTTTTTTTCTAAGAGAGAACTTCTTTGTTCTCTCTTTTCTTTTATTTATTCTAAAATATGACTAAAATAGTTGTGTATTGTTAGCGATAATTTACAATAAATATTTTTTTTTATAAAGGTTATAGTGTTATAATAAAGTAGTACATACAAAATTGAAAAAGGAGGTATTAATGAAAAAAAATATTATTATATTTATTATTTTATTTAATTTTATTCTTTCATTTTCAAATTCAGATATAAAATTAAATAATAATAATACTTATGGATTGTCTATTGCTGGTGGTGCTGCTTATGTTTTTAAAAGTGTTGGTTTTTTGCAGGCTTTATATGAAAAAGGATTTGTACCAGATGAACTTATAGGTACATCTATGGGGTCTATAGCTTCTTATTATATTGCTGCAGGATATCAACCTAAAGAAATTTATAATCTTTTTAAAGAAATTAATTTTGAGGATTTTTTTGAATTATCTTTTCCAATAAATGGCGGTTTTGTTCATTATGAAAAATTTATTGATTTAGTATATTTAACAACAAAAATTAATAATTTTAATGATTTTGTTTATCCTGTAAAATTTGGTATTGAAAATCTTAGTTATTTTAGAGGTGAATATTGGGATTCTGGAAACTCATTAGAAGCGTTACAAGCTTCTATTTCTTTAGAGGTTTTTTTTGAACCATTTTATAAAAATGATATGTATTATTCAGATATAGGTGTAAGTGATTTATTTATAAGAAATCCTGAAACTTTGTTTAAGACAGATAAATATTTTCTTTTGAGAATTTCTCCAAAATTAAATTATGATTCTAAAAGAAATTTTAAAAATATAATAAATGTAGTATATGGAACTATAGATATAGGTGGATATTATACAAATGCTTTGTATTCTGAAGACAAACTGAATTATGATGATATATTTGAATTAAAAATAAAATCAAATATAGACCCTAAAACTTTTTATAATTCAATAGAGTTATTTGAAGAAGGCTATCAAGAAGGAAAAATATTTGTAAAAAATAATGATATTTTTAAAAAACACAATATAAAAAATAAATTTGAAAACTATAAATCTATAGATTATAAAGAGCTTTACACTTCTTTGAGAACCGAAAATTATTATAGTCCAAGAGATTTTTATTATACATTAAAAATTTCACCAAATATAAACGAGTATTTAGCAAAAATATTTCTATATTTTGAATATTTAAACAGTAGATTTTATTCTGGAATTGAACTTGGATATAACTTCAAATATGTTCCTTATATTGAATTTGAACAATTTTATTTTCCTTTTAAATTTAATAGAATAAAAATGTATTATAATTTTTTTGATTTGTCAAATATTAATTTGAGAACATATTTTTTAGAAAAATTTAAAAATATAATTTATCTTGATTCTGGATTTAATCATATAAGAGATAAAAATTATTTTAATCTATCACTTAATTATGATAATATTTATGAAAATATTCTTACAGAAGAAGGAATATTAGTATCATTAAATAATTATTTTAATGATAAAACATATGATCTTGATTATAAATTAAAAGTTGTAAATGATTTTGATAAAGTAAAAATATATAATATATTTGGATATAGTAAAAATAATAATTTTAAAAAATTGTATGAAAATATAATAAATGAAAATTTTAAAGATAAATTATATTTAAGAAATAATATAAGATATAGATTATTCGATAATATGAATTTTGATTTTAGTCAAGTATTATTTTTAAATAAAATATATTTGAATTTTGAATATAATATATATTATGATGACTTTTTTAAATTTAATAATAGTTATGGATTTAATATAGAATTTCCACTCTCGTTTTTAGGAGTTACTAGTTTTAATATAAAAACAGGAATTAAATATAATAATAAAGAGAAGTTATATATATTATTTAATAATTGATTTTCAAGGAAAAAAATATAGTTTAACAAAAATTAAATATTTGAATTTTTTAGGAGGAAAGATATGATAAGACTAAATATTAGTTCTATATCTGATAAAGTCAAAGGACAAGGAGTGGATTCGGCTTTTAAAGATCAAGCAAGTATGTTAAAAAAATCTAAAATATTAGAAGTAAGCATAAATAGTGAAGAAATAAAAGATATATGTCATATTCATACTTTAGATTTAAAAAATTTTTTTCTCATGAAGAAATATAAGAGAAAGAATAAAAAAGTTGTTGTTTCAGCTCATATGGTTCCAGATTCTATAGAAGATTCTTTAAATATTCCAAAATTATTTAAAAAAATTTTTTATAAATATATGATAAATTTTTATAAAACTGCCGATAAATGTGTTGTTGTTAATTCTTATTATAAAGAAGAATTAATTAAATTAGGAGTAAAAAAAGAAAATGTTCTTTTCATACCAAATATTGCTAATAAAGATTTATTTTATAATATGAAAATCAAAAATCAATTGAGAAAGAAATATAATATTGAAGATAGTAAATTTGTTGTAGTTGGTTCGGGACAAGTTCAAAAAAGAAAGGGTATAGATGATTTTGTTAAAACTGCTGAAGTCAATAATAATATGTTGTTTATATGGGTTGGTGGATTTTCTTTTGGAAAAATAACTTCAGGATATGAAAAATATAAGGCTATATATGATAATCCGCCGAAAAATGTTATATTTACTGGAATAGTTGATAGAAATACTGTAGTAGATTATTTAAATTTATCTGATGTTTTTTTCTTGCCATCATATCAAGAATTATTTCCAATGTCATTATTAGAAGCTTCAAATTGTGATATGCCTTTATTATTAAGAGATATAGAACTTTATAAAGAAATTTTATATGATAAGTATTTAAAAGGAAATAGTTATGAAGAATTTTCAAATATATTAAAAGAATTAAATGAAAATGAAGATTTTTATAATTCAGCATTAAATAAAAGTATAGAATTATCTGAAATATATTCAGAAAAAAATGTTATTAAACAGTGGGAAAATTTATATGAATCTTTGATGTGATTTAGGAGTAATTTAAAATGGCCGAAGTCAAAAAACGTAAAAATTATTTTGGATTTATTTTTGCTTTTTTAATAAGTATTTTAATGTTTTTCTTTATAGGAAAAATGACTGATACAAATATATTAGATGAAATAAAAAAAGTTAAATATTTTGATATTCTTATAGCATTTATAATATATTCTTTAAGCTATTTAGTAGATAGTATAAGATATAAAATAGTAATAAGACCTTTTAAAACTAAAGTTCATTTTATAGATCTTTTTTATAACAATGTAGTAGGATATGTTTTATCTTCTGTAACTCCACTTGCCGCTGGAGGACAGCCTTATCAAATATACCACTTGCATAAACAAGGTCTTACAACAGAAATAGCTACAAATATAACAGTTTCAAGATTTTTAGAAATGATGTTTTTAAATCTTGGAGTTACTATATTTTCTTATAAAGCAGTTGTTTCATCTTTGAAGGGTTCTGCTTTTAGTAATAAATTGATAAATATAGGTCTCATAATATCTGTTTCTATTTCTATATTGTTATTAATATTATTTTTAAAAAGCGAATGGATTGCCAAACTTATTCGTTTTCTTGAAAATAGAAAAGCCAAAAAGATAAATGCAATGGGAAAAAAATTTGAAAATTGGACTAATGATCTAAAAGATTCAATAGGGTTTCTATGGAATGAAAAAATATTTTTTATGATATTAGACATAATATTAGGTTTGATTGTTTTAATGATTCAAGCTTTTGCGTTATATTATATGTTAAGTAGATATGCGATAATTGAACATGTTCCATTTTTTTACTGGAAAGTTTTTGGAGGTATGACTCTTTTGAATATGGTGGTTTATTATATACCTACACCAGGTGCTAGTGGTAGTATAGAAGGCGCTTATCAAATATTATTTTCTTCTATAACTGGTAATTCAAAAGGAGTATTAATTTCTATAATAGGTTGGAGGTTTGCAACTTATTATTTGCAAATAATAATTGGGGGTATATTTTCTTTTTTCTATAACATAAAAAGAGGGAAGTGATATTATATGAATATAGGAATGTTTTCTGATACTTATATTCCGCAAAAAAACGGTGTGGCTACAGCCGTAAAAATATATAAAGAAGAAATGGAAAAAATGGGACATAATGTATACTTATTTGTTCCTCAGTATAAATTCGAACATAAAAGAAATGAAAAAAACGTATTTGAATTTCCTGCAGTTAGATATTTTAAAGAAAAAGAACAAAGAATAGCTTTACCTATATCAAAACATTTATTTAACATAAAAAAACTTGATTTAGATGTTTTACATTCTCATGCGCCTTTTTCTACAGGAATTATGGCAAGAATAATTTCTTCAAACCTTGATATAAAACATGTTGGAACTCATCATACTATGTATGAGTTTTATAGGCATTATGTTCCTTTAATAATAAGACCTTCTTTAGAACAAACACAAAATATGATAAAAAATTGGTGTTTAAAATTAAATAAAGTTATAGCTCCGACAGAAAATATTAAAAATGTTCTTGTTGATTATGGAGTACCATCTGATCATATAAGAGTTATACCTACTGGAATAGATGTAGATAAATTTCAAAGTGATATTAAATGGAATATAAGAGAGAATTTCAATATACAAGAAGATGATAGAGTTTTATTATTTGTTGGAAGAGTTGCAAAAGAAAAAAATATAGATTTTTTAATAAAAATGTTCAAAAAATTAACTTATGAAGAATCTAATTTGAAATTTTTAATCATTGGTGATGGTGTTGAAAGGCAAAATCTTGAAGAAATAGTGGTCGAAAATAAATTACAACAAAAAGTATTTTTTGCTGGAGCACAACCACGTGAAAAAGTTATTGATGCATATAAACAAGCTGATATTTTTACTTTTGCTTCTTATACAGAAACCCAAGGACTTGTAGTTTTAGAGTCTATGGCTGTTGGAACTCCTGTAGTTGCTCTTGGAAAGATGGGCGTGTATGATTTGTTATCTCAACCTGAAACTGGTGGTATAATGATAGATGAGTTAGTAGAAGATGATTTTATACATGAAATATTAAAATTATTAAGAGATAAAAAGTTATATGAAGATTATTCGAAAAAAGGAATAGATTTCGTAAGAAAAAATTATTCCGTAAAAGTTAATGTTGAGAATATAATAAAAGTTTATGAGGAAGTGATCAATTTCTAATGCAGGATTGTGATATGAAAAAATTGTTTTTAGATGTTAAACTTGCCGACAACAGGGAAATACCTATAGATAATTTTGCATATATTGGAGACGCAGTATTTGCTTTAAAATATAAAATAAAACTTTTAAACGATGGAAGAATAAAAATAAATAAAGTTAATGAAAAATCAAAAAAATTTTTGAGTGCTCATGCACATTCTAAATTTGTTCCTTTAGTAGAAGAACTTTTTTCTGAAGAAGAACATGATATATATAAAAGAGCTTATAATTCAAGAGGTGCAAAAAAAAGAGGAAATGATGAGGAATATAGAAAGTCAACGGCTTTAGAAGCTGTAATTGGCTTTCTTTTTCTAAATGAAAGATTTGATAAAATTGATAAAATTTTTGAGGTGATAGATAAATGTATGTTTACGGTAGAAATGTCTTAAAAGAGATTTTAAATACAGATTATCAAGTAAAACAAGTCTATTTTACCAATAGTAAAAAAGTAGATAAAGAAGTAGAAAAACTTATAAAAAAAGTCAAAGAAAAAAATATATCTTTTTCTTTTGTAGATAATAATTTATTAAAAAAGCTTTCTAATTCAGAAAATCATCAAGGAGTTATAACTGATATAGGAAAAGAATTTGATTACAAGTACATGGATGTATTGGATGATATAAAAGATCCCTATATATTAATATTGGATCAAGTTCAAGATCCTCATAATTTTGGTGCTATGGTTAGATCTGCAGCTGCAGCTGGAGTGGATGCAATAATAATTCCATCTGATAATTCATCTGGAGTTACGCCAACAGTAATAAAAGTTTCAGCTGGTCAAATATTTAGAATTCCTATAATTCAAGTAACAAATATATCGAGAACAATAAAAAAATTAAAAGAAAAAAATATTTGGGTTTATGGTGCTGATATGAATGGTACTCAATATCATAAAGTAGATATGACTGGTGGATTTGCATTAGTTATGGGAAATGAAGGTTCTGGAATTAGACAGAAAGTAAAAGAAAATTGTGATGGTATAATTTCTATACAGATGAGTAATGATGTTGAGTCCTTGAATGTATCTGTTAGTGCCGGAATTATAATGTTTGAAGCGAGAAAACAAAGAATTAAGGAATGATTTTATGAAAATAAAAAGATTATCTGATGATATAATTATGAAAATTGCAGCTGGTGAAGTGATAACTGGAACATATGCTGTTGTAAAAGAATTAGTTGAAAATTCCATTGATTCTGATTCAAATGATATAAAAATATCCATCAAGGATGGTGGGAAAACATATATCAAAGTTGAAGATAATGGTTTTGGGATGAATGAAGAGAATATATTAGCAGCTGTTCAGCCACATACTACAAGTAAATTAAATCAATTAAATGATTTATATGCACTCAATACATATGGATTTAGAGGAGAGGCATTATCTTCTATATGTCAAGTTTCAAGAATGACTATAATTTCTAAAGAGGAAGATGAAAAACTTGGAACTAAAATAGATTTTATAGCTGGTAAAAAAGTTAATATTGAAAAAGTTCCAATAAAAAATAATTCTGGTACTATAATTGAAGTATATGATCTGTTTTTTAATGTACCTGCGAGAAGAAAATTTTTAAAATCATCATCAGCTGAAAGTAGAAATGTAACAGAAATAGTTGAAAAATTTATAGCTTCTTCAAATATATCATATTCATATTATAGAAATGATAAAATGATCTATAATGTACAAAAAGATATGAAACTTGAAAATAAATTAAATATAATATATCCTGAATGGAAAAAAGATGGTTTTATAAGTGTTAATAGAGATGATGGATGGATTAAAGTAAAAGGAATGATATCAAATCCTAAGTATACTCGAAATAATAGAACTGGACAAAACTTTTTTGTAAATAATAGATATATAAAATCCGGAGCAATATTTACAGTTTTTGAAGCAGGATATGCACATATGCTTGAAAAAGGAAGGCACCCTTATGGTTTTCTGTTTGTAGAAATATCTCCTGATGAAGTCGATGTTAATGTGCACCCTCAAAAACTTGAAGTTAAATTTTCTGATAATACATCAGTAATGAATATAATAAAAGGAGCTATAAGAGATTCTTTAAATGAACAGACAAAATTTGAAATAAATTTTGTTGAAAAATCTTTTAATGATCAAAATGAGATAAATAATTATTATATTAAAGAAGAAAAATCTCCAAATGAAAAAATTGAAAAATCATACAATAAAGAATATATTTTAAATGAAAATATCCCAAATAAAAAAAATATAGAGTATTTAGAAGAAAATAATGATAATAGTTTTGAATATAAGAAAAAAATAGATAATTATAATAGTAAAATAAATTATGATATAAAAAAAGAAAAACTTTATAATTTTGATAAATTATCAGAAAATAAAAATTATGAAATTAAAAATGAAAATAATATAAACTACAATATAAGAATAATTGGTATATCAAATCAAAGATATATTATTGCTGAAAGCCTTGAGAAACTTTTTTTAATAGATTTTCATGCTGCTCATGAAAGAGTTATATTTGAAAAGCTTAAAGAACAGTTTATAAATGAAGGCAGAATAAATAAAAAAATGATTTTAATACCTGAAATTATCCAATTTGATAATATAACTTATGAAATAATTAAAGAAAATATAGTTTATTTCGATAAAATGGGAATAGGATTAGAAATATTAGAAGAAAATAAAATTAAGATTAATTCTACTCCTGGAAATATGAAAGTTAAAGATATAAATTCTTTAATTTTGGATATGGCTAATTTAATAAGATTAAAAGGTATAGATTCAATTGATAATATTTATGATGATACAATAGCAACAATGTCGTGTAGAGCAGCTGTTAAAACAGGAGATGACTTTTTAGGAGCTGATAAGTTGTTAGAAGATATAAAAAAATATAATCTTTTAACTTGCCCACATGGTAGACCTATAACTATGGAAATAAACTTTAGTAAAATTGATAGTTATTTTAAAAGAACTTAAATAAAATCCTGAGAATATTAACGATAATATCTCAGGATTTTTTTTACAATTTATTTACTAAAACAATTTATATATATGTTACAATAATTTAGTAAATATAATAATTTTTATAAGAGGTGTTGTTATGAAAATAAGGGAAACAAAGGATATTAGGGTTATAAATAGATTAACAATTTTAAACTTAATAAATAAAGAACAAAAAATATCGAGAGCTGAAATAGCTAATAATACAGGCTTAAATAAAGCTACAGTTTCTACTATAGTTAAAGAATTAATTGAACTTGAACTTATAGAAGAAACGGAAATAGGTGATTCAAATGGTGGTAGAAGACCGATTATTTTAATGTTAAAAGAAGATATAGGATATATATTTTCAATAGATATAAATATAACACATATAGAATTTATAATATCAGATATTGGAAATAATATAATTCAAAAAAAATATTTAAATATAATAGATGAAAATTTTTATAATACATATAACTATCTATGTAATTTTTTAGATGAAACTATAAAGAAATTGCCTAAAAAGAAGTATGGAATAATAGGAATAGGAGTATCTGTAAGAGGAGTTGTTGATTTAAATGGAATAATAAGATTAATACCTAAGTTAGGTTGGAGAAATATAAATATAAAAGCATTACTTGAAGAAAAATATAAAATACCTGTTTTTGTTGATAATGATGGTAATTTTTCTGCGATGGCTGAATATGAATATTATAAAAACTTAAAAGATTTGATAGTTATAAATATAGATGAAGTAATAACTTCAGGGATTATATCTAATGGTCAAATAATAAGAGGATTTTTAGGCTTTGCTAATGCAATAGGTCATCATGTTATAAATCATGATGGAGAAAAATGTGTATGTGGCAAAAGAGGTTGTTTAGAAATGTATTGCTCTAACTCTGCAATAATTCAAAAAATTAGATTAAAAAAAGACGTTCAAACTATATCTGATTTTATAAATCTTGTTAAAAAACAGGATAAAGATTCTATTTTAATATTAAATGATTTTTTAGATAATTTATCAATAGGTCTCACGAATCTTATATATATTTTAAATCCTGAATTAATAGTTATAAACTCAATAATTTTTGAAAAATTACCTGAATTAATACCAGATCTTGAAAAAAGAATAGTTCTTCCAATTACAAATTTTCAAGATATAGCTGTTTCAAAAGTTGGAGAAATATCTTCATTAAAAGGAGCTTTAACTTATACAAAAGAACAATTTTATAAAACTATATTAAATTTTTAAAAAAGGCAGATTTAATCTGCCTTTTTATATTTTTTCTTTTTTAAAATTAAAAATAAAAAGTATAAATGCTGTTATTAAATAAGCAATAGTTATTTCAAGATTTGCATTTATTTTTAATGAAGGTGAATGAATTAATCCTATGAAAGCAGCTCCAGCTGATATAAAACAAGTTATTATAGCATTTTTAAATTTAGATTCTGAACAAAAAACTAATATACTTGTCCAAGCTAAAGCTATTAAAGGCGCCCCTTTTGCAAGTATAAATAAAGAATTAGGCATTGCATCACCTGCAATATTTCCAATATATTCTATAATTGGAACCGCAATTGCGATAGACATTAAAGAAAAATATTTTTTATCTTCATTTTGAAATGCTCCAGCTAGAGAAGTCATACCCACAAAGATTAAAATAGGTAATACTGCAGCAGTTGGAATTACAGCTGTTACAATTGCTACGAGACCTGTCGAACATAAAATAAAATAACTAATTCCAACAATTAAACTATAACCTGTTGAAGCTTTAATATCTTTCCATGTACCATGACCCCACCATACAGAAAAACAAAATGGGTTTCCAAAAAGTGCTGAAATTACAGACATGATAGAAACTCCTATAATTGTCTTTTTTCCATCATAAACATCACCAGCAACTTTAGCTTGTTCAACTCCCTGTAGTGCTGTTACAAATTCTGTTACAGTAAAAGCTATAATTATTGGTAGAAATTGTAAAACTACACTAAACCCTTTTAAAATATAGTTTATTTGTATAAAAGGAATATTGAAACTCAAACTTGAGAATGAATCTGTAATATTTTTAATAGTTATATTTTTAGTAGAAAACCCTAAAATAACTCCGACTAAAATAGATATCAATACTGGTGAAAGTTTTGTCTTAATATTTGAAGTATATAGAACTAATAAAACAAAAAAACAAACTAAAGCTATTAAAGGAGTTACAAACATATCTTTTAATGAAGCAAGTATAAGCCAAGTTACTCCACCTCCGGCAAGTGTACCAAATAATGCGGCAGAGGGAATAGAATTAACTATAGCCTTTTCAAAAAAACTTAAAACAATTGTTAATAATGAGCTAATTATATTGGCAGCTAGACCAACACCTAAAGCTAAAGTTGCATCTTTTGTTGAAATATAAGTTGGAAGCATTATAGCAAATAACCAAATAAAAAATCTTCCAGCTGTAATACCCGCTGGTATAGCGACTATTGAGGTATTATTTGTTTTTTTTGATGTTTTATTTCCAAGCCACCATGTAAAAACATGAAGGAGAAGAACTCCAAAACCAAGTCCAGGAAGTATAGTTCCAAAAACAACTTTAGATGAAAGTCCAATACTTCCAATCATAATAGCAACTCCAGCAATGACTTTTGTAAAGCCATCAAAAAAAACTCCAAAAGCTGCATCAATATCACTCTTTACAAATAAAGGCCTTTTTAAAGTACTCATAAATTAGAACCTCCCATTAATATTAATTATAAATTAACCTATGTCTGAAATAAAAAAAGTGATCATTATGAGAATGAATTGATAACATTTTTGTATGTGGATGACATTCAGAAGTAAATTCTTTTCCATATTGACCAATTGTTAAAGCTTTACCACCTATATACAAACAAGAATAATTAAAAAATAATTCATCCATAAGTTTCTCACTTACTAAATAATGCATATAAGAAGGAGTTTCAATTAATAATCTATCTATTCCAAATTTTTTTAATAAATAGAATAATACATGAGAATCTGGAGCATTTTTTCCAGTAATTATAATGATTACTTTATTTTTTGAATTATTCATTTTTTCTATTAAAGTATTATTTATATCTTCTTTTGAATTTAAAGGACCTATAACTATATAGTCATTATTTATATTTTCTTTTATATGATTTAAAGCTTTTGACGAAGAACTTATTATTAAAGGAATTTCACTTTCTTTAAACATTCTATGATCGAATGGAATATCTTTTCCATCTATAGAAGTAATAATATTCCATGGTACTGGATTTAAATTATTTTTAATTCTTGCATTTTCAAGATCTTGATCAAATACATGACATGTATAATCAGATTCTGCTTTCATAGTACCGGCACCAAGTATTACAGCATCACAAACGGATCTTAACATATTTAATATCCACCAATCAGCAAGACCGCCATTTCCAGCATAATTATTTTTTCTTGAAATTAAAGGCCCTTGTGGAGCATCAGAGAAAGCTATTCTACCATCAATAGAAGTTACAAGTGAAGTAAAAGTATATGGCCTATCTTCATGAGCTTTTTCAAAAGTTAAATTGCCATATACTTTATTTATTTTTTCACAATTCATTATTTTTAATGAAAAATCTTTTAAATCATTACTTTCATATATTTTATTTAATTTTATATCCTTTTCTAACATCAACATCTTTTCAAGTTTAGTAGCCATAAAAAACCTCCTATTTTTGGAAATACTGTCATTTATATAAATGACAGTATTTTAATATTTATATTAAACTTCCGCCACAAACACCTATTTTTTCACCTGTAATAAACGAACTTTCTTCACTTATTAAAAATAAAGCAGTATTGGCCATATCTTCAAGAGTTCCCATTCTATTCATAGGATAAATCTTAGCATATTCAGCTCTTAAAGCATCTGGATCTTCTGATTCTTCAAATCTAAATTTGATCATAGGTGTTTCTACTAGACCAGGAAGTAAACAATTAGCTCTTACATTAGGTGCATATTCAGCTGCAATACATTTTGTTAACATAATTACTGCGGCTTTACTTGGACAATAGCCAATTCTTTCTGGTATAGGTCTAACTCCAAGGTCAGAACCAATATTAACAATTGCAGAATTTTTTTGTTTTTTTAATTCTTTAATAGCTGCTTT contains:
- a CDS encoding patatin-like phospholipase family protein, with the protein product MKKNIIIFIILFNFILSFSNSDIKLNNNNTYGLSIAGGAAYVFKSVGFLQALYEKGFVPDELIGTSMGSIASYYIAAGYQPKEIYNLFKEINFEDFFELSFPINGGFVHYEKFIDLVYLTTKINNFNDFVYPVKFGIENLSYFRGEYWDSGNSLEALQASISLEVFFEPFYKNDMYYSDIGVSDLFIRNPETLFKTDKYFLLRISPKLNYDSKRNFKNIINVVYGTIDIGGYYTNALYSEDKLNYDDIFELKIKSNIDPKTFYNSIELFEEGYQEGKIFVKNNDIFKKHNIKNKFENYKSIDYKELYTSLRTENYYSPRDFYYTLKISPNINEYLAKIFLYFEYLNSRFYSGIELGYNFKYVPYIEFEQFYFPFKFNRIKMYYNFFDLSNINLRTYFLEKFKNIIYLDSGFNHIRDKNYFNLSLNYDNIYENILTEEGILVSLNNYFNDKTYDLDYKLKVVNDFDKVKIYNIFGYSKNNNFKKLYENIINENFKDKLYLRNNIRYRLFDNMNFDFSQVLFLNKIYLNFEYNIYYDDFFKFNNSYGFNIEFPLSFLGVTSFNIKTGIKYNNKEKLYILFNN
- a CDS encoding glycosyltransferase family 4 protein, which produces MIRLNISSISDKVKGQGVDSAFKDQASMLKKSKILEVSINSEEIKDICHIHTLDLKNFFLMKKYKRKNKKVVVSAHMVPDSIEDSLNIPKLFKKIFYKYMINFYKTADKCVVVNSYYKEELIKLGVKKENVLFIPNIANKDLFYNMKIKNQLRKKYNIEDSKFVVVGSGQVQKRKGIDDFVKTAEVNNNMLFIWVGGFSFGKITSGYEKYKAIYDNPPKNVIFTGIVDRNTVVDYLNLSDVFFLPSYQELFPMSLLEASNCDMPLLLRDIELYKEILYDKYLKGNSYEEFSNILKELNENEDFYNSALNKSIELSEIYSEKNVIKQWENLYESLM
- a CDS encoding lysylphosphatidylglycerol synthase transmembrane domain-containing protein, translating into MAEVKKRKNYFGFIFAFLISILMFFFIGKMTDTNILDEIKKVKYFDILIAFIIYSLSYLVDSIRYKIVIRPFKTKVHFIDLFYNNVVGYVLSSVTPLAAGGQPYQIYHLHKQGLTTEIATNITVSRFLEMMFLNLGVTIFSYKAVVSSLKGSAFSNKLINIGLIISVSISILLLILFLKSEWIAKLIRFLENRKAKKINAMGKKFENWTNDLKDSIGFLWNEKIFFMILDIILGLIVLMIQAFALYYMLSRYAIIEHVPFFYWKVFGGMTLLNMVVYYIPTPGASGSIEGAYQILFSSITGNSKGVLISIIGWRFATYYLQIIIGGIFSFFYNIKRGK
- a CDS encoding glycosyltransferase, giving the protein MNIGMFSDTYIPQKNGVATAVKIYKEEMEKMGHNVYLFVPQYKFEHKRNEKNVFEFPAVRYFKEKEQRIALPISKHLFNIKKLDLDVLHSHAPFSTGIMARIISSNLDIKHVGTHHTMYEFYRHYVPLIIRPSLEQTQNMIKNWCLKLNKVIAPTENIKNVLVDYGVPSDHIRVIPTGIDVDKFQSDIKWNIRENFNIQEDDRVLLFVGRVAKEKNIDFLIKMFKKLTYEESNLKFLIIGDGVERQNLEEIVVENKLQQKVFFAGAQPREKVIDAYKQADIFTFASYTETQGLVVLESMAVGTPVVALGKMGVYDLLSQPETGGIMIDELVEDDFIHEILKLLRDKKLYEDYSKKGIDFVRKNYSVKVNVENIIKVYEEVINF
- a CDS encoding Mini-ribonuclease 3 encodes the protein MKKLFLDVKLADNREIPIDNFAYIGDAVFALKYKIKLLNDGRIKINKVNEKSKKFLSAHAHSKFVPLVEELFSEEEHDIYKRAYNSRGAKKRGNDEEYRKSTALEAVIGFLFLNERFDKIDKIFEVIDKCMFTVEMS
- the rlmB gene encoding 23S rRNA (guanosine(2251)-2'-O)-methyltransferase RlmB, encoding MYVYGRNVLKEILNTDYQVKQVYFTNSKKVDKEVEKLIKKVKEKNISFSFVDNNLLKKLSNSENHQGVITDIGKEFDYKYMDVLDDIKDPYILILDQVQDPHNFGAMVRSAAAAGVDAIIIPSDNSSGVTPTVIKVSAGQIFRIPIIQVTNISRTIKKLKEKNIWVYGADMNGTQYHKVDMTGGFALVMGNEGSGIRQKVKENCDGIISIQMSNDVESLNVSVSAGIIMFEARKQRIKE
- the mutL gene encoding DNA mismatch repair endonuclease MutL, which encodes MKIKRLSDDIIMKIAAGEVITGTYAVVKELVENSIDSDSNDIKISIKDGGKTYIKVEDNGFGMNEENILAAVQPHTTSKLNQLNDLYALNTYGFRGEALSSICQVSRMTIISKEEDEKLGTKIDFIAGKKVNIEKVPIKNNSGTIIEVYDLFFNVPARRKFLKSSSAESRNVTEIVEKFIASSNISYSYYRNDKMIYNVQKDMKLENKLNIIYPEWKKDGFISVNRDDGWIKVKGMISNPKYTRNNRTGQNFFVNNRYIKSGAIFTVFEAGYAHMLEKGRHPYGFLFVEISPDEVDVNVHPQKLEVKFSDNTSVMNIIKGAIRDSLNEQTKFEINFVEKSFNDQNEINNYYIKEEKSPNEKIEKSYNKEYILNENIPNKKNIEYLEENNDNSFEYKKKIDNYNSKINYDIKKEKLYNFDKLSENKNYEIKNENNINYNIRIIGISNQRYIIAESLEKLFLIDFHAAHERVIFEKLKEQFINEGRINKKMILIPEIIQFDNITYEIIKENIVYFDKMGIGLEILEENKIKINSTPGNMKVKDINSLILDMANLIRLKGIDSIDNIYDDTIATMSCRAAVKTGDDFLGADKLLEDIKKYNLLTCPHGRPITMEINFSKIDSYFKRT
- a CDS encoding ROK family protein codes for the protein MKIRETKDIRVINRLTILNLINKEQKISRAEIANNTGLNKATVSTIVKELIELELIEETEIGDSNGGRRPIILMLKEDIGYIFSIDINITHIEFIISDIGNNIIQKKYLNIIDENFYNTYNYLCNFLDETIKKLPKKKYGIIGIGVSVRGVVDLNGIIRLIPKLGWRNINIKALLEEKYKIPVFVDNDGNFSAMAEYEYYKNLKDLIVINIDEVITSGIISNGQIIRGFLGFANAIGHHVINHDGEKCVCGKRGCLEMYCSNSAIIQKIRLKKDVQTISDFINLVKKQDKDSILILNDFLDNLSIGLTNLIYILNPELIVINSIIFEKLPELIPDLEKRIVLPITNFQDIAVSKVGEISSLKGALTYTKEQFYKTILNF